A window from Onychostoma macrolepis isolate SWU-2019 chromosome 07, ASM1243209v1, whole genome shotgun sequence encodes these proteins:
- the hrh3 gene encoding histamine H3 receptor, protein MHNCLLTEESGGTTMQTSLLSAAHSPGIPTAVSFMWKSGTQQSPNWTGLERENATSLGDLDAFENRRAQYGQFSPSTSIFITVLMTLLVFATVLGNALVILAFVVEKSLRTQGNFFFLNLAIADFLVGGFCIPVYIPYVLTGEWRLGRGLCKLWLVVDYMLCTASVFNIVLISFDRFQSVTKAVSYRCQKGITREAVLKMLCVWLAAFLLYGPAIISWEHIAGGSVVPDGECYAEFYFNWYFLMTASTVEFFTPFISVTYFNLSIYINIRNRCAVREEQPTYIRLRSFKMRPVGTGDVQRVFFVRPVEEREVDLSSRPRCCRLPSTAKVSAAEFGNGRQSKRRDSTIADLPPLQVGDRILTSSEAQFHYVDHSAGSHRHRPDMVASLASRFRLSRDKKVAKSLAVIVCVFGLCWAPYTLLMIIRAACHGQCVQHYLYEISFWLLWINSSINPILYPLCHSSFKRAFSKLLCPSKTKIQPQNMDQKY, encoded by the exons ATGCATAATTGCTTGTTGACGGAGGAAAGCGGCGGCACCACCATGCAAACCTCTTTATTGTCCGCGGCACACTCTCCCGGGATACCTACAGCTGTTTCGTTCATGTGGAAATCGGGAACTCAGCAGTCGCCCAACTGGACTGGGCTGGAGAGAGAAAACGCGACGAGTCTCGGCGATTTGGACGCATTTGAGAACCGGCGCGCACAGTATGGCCAGTTTTCTCCATCCACCTCAATATTCATTACTGTGCTTATGACACTGCTGGTGTTCGCCACAGTCCTGGGGAACGCGCTTGTTATTTTAGCTTTTGTGGTTGAGAAAAGTTTACGCACACAAGgcaactttttctttttaaatttggcTATCGCGGACTTTCTTGTCG GCGGGTTTTGCATCCCCGTGTATATTCCCTATGTCCTGACGGGTGAGTGGAGGCTGGGCAGAGGTCTGTGTAAACTGTGGCTGGTGGTGGATTATATGCTGTGCACCGCCTCTGTCTTCAACATCGTGCTCATCAGTTTCGACAGGTTTCAGTCCGTCACTAAAGCG GTGAGTTACCGTTGCCAGAAGGGCATAACTAGAGAGGCTGTTTTGAAGATGCTCTGCGTGTGGCTGGCAGCGTTCCTTCTTTATGGTCCAGCTATTATAAGCTGGGAACACATTGCAGGAGGAAGCGTAGTGCCAGATGGAGAGTGCTATGCCGAATTTTACTTCAACTGGTATTTTCTGATGACTGCCTCCACCGTCGAGTTCTTCACACCTTTCATAAGCGTCACTTACTTCAACCTCAGCATTTACATCAACATCCGCAACAGATGCGCAGTGAGGGAAGAACAGCCGACTTATATTCGGCTTAGGAGCTTCAAGATGAGGCCGGTCGGAACCGGCGATGTACAGCGTGTGTTTTTTGTGAGGCCTGTCGAGGAAAGAGAGGTCGACTTGTCCTCAAGGCCACGGTGCTGCCGGTTACCTTCTACCGCAAAGGTGTCTGCCGCAGAGTTCGGCAATGGCAGACAGTCTAAACGAAGAGACAGCACAATCGCAGACTTGCCTCCTCTGCAGGTCGGAGACCGGATCCTGACATCCAGTGAGGCACAGTTTCATTACGTGGATCATTCGGCTGGGTCACACCGACACCGTCCTGATATGGTTGCCAGTCTGGCCAGCCGCTTTCGCCTGTCTAGAGATAAAAAGGTGGCAAAGTCTCTAGCAGTAATAGTTTGTGTTTTTGGACTCTGTTGGGCGCCCTACACGCTGCTGATGATCATCCGAGCAGCATGTCACGGTCAGTGCGTGCAGCACTACCTTTATGAGATCTCGTTCTGGCTGCTGTGGATAAACTCATCCATCAATCCAATCCTGTATCCTCTGTGCCACAGCAGCTTCAAAAGAGCATTCAGCAAATTACTGTGTCCGagcaaaacaaaaattcaaCCCCAGAACATGGACCAGAAGTATTAA